In Hippocampus zosterae strain Florida chromosome 3, ASM2543408v3, whole genome shotgun sequence, a genomic segment contains:
- the kif21a gene encoding kinesin-like protein KIF21A isoform X8: MTSGQDESSVRVALRIRPQLAREKIEGCHICTYVMPGEPQVILGKDKSFTYDYVFDMDSQQDAIYQTCTEKLIEGCFEGYNATVFAYGQTGSGKTYTMGTGFDVNITDDELGIIPRAVHHLFRGIERRRQAAQEQGRPAPEFKINAQFLELYNEEVLDLFDSVRDGKQKSHIRIHEDANGGIYTVGVTTRTVSSEAEMMQCLKLGALSRTTASTQMNVQSSRSHAIFTIHLCQVRVCASPDNQEDGDNRVSNGNGDMDEYETLSAKFHFVDLAGSERLKRTGATGDRAKEGISINCGLLALGNVISALGDRSKRASHVPYRDSKLTRLLQDSLGGNSQTVMIACISPSDRDFMETLNTLKYANRARNIKNKVMVNQDKASQQISALRTEIARLQMELMEYKTGKRLAGQDGVESFSDMFHENTMLQTENGNLRVRVKAMQETIDAQRARLTQLLSDQANQALARMGEGGTEEIGNMIQSYIKEIEELRAKLLESEAVNESLRKSLSRASNRQAFYGGPGSFSSSSTAPEKETSDIIEMAKKDLEKLKKREKKKKKSVGKEDIPDNEQEKSGDKENYAERASDDADMDAQDGSEEDEEEEEEDMEVEDSTDDSDSESDEKENFQADLANITCEIAIKQKLIDELENSQRRLHTLKQQYEQKLMMLQCKIRDTQLERDRVLQNMNSVESGSDDKARKIKTEYERKLSVMNKELQKLQSAQKEHARLLKNQSQYEKQLRKLQMDVGEMKKTKVRLMKQMKEQQEKNRMNESRRNREIASLKKDQRKQEHQLKLLEAQRRQQELILRRKTEEVTALRRQARPTSGKVIRKINLPDPNQDSSHRPPSGRMYSGHGAPNGTRSSPRRAGGVYSTRMARNKWQSLERRITDVIMQRMTISNMENDMNRLLKQREELTKRKEKVLKKRERLAREGSEAEKAVVPLNEEVDALAANIDYINDSIADCQANIMQMEETKEEGDTVDVSAVIGSCTLAEARFLLDHFMSMAINKGLQAAQKESQVKVMEGRLKQTEITSATQNQLLFHMLKEKAEFNPELDALLGNALQENGDDSSSDESAASPSADGNTVPDLMKFCGETKSRNKARRRTTTQMELLYANSEAAPDTADFSGPLLPLAETPDGGGDFAALSTGFSSKMYSVSGSRKPSGAENRASPAPSPLSRRKTYDKAQAAGDRAKLKEIKQGVIHPVTSTKSRSTSLLQCVHVAEGHSKAVLCVDCTDDLLFTGSKDRSCKVWNLVTGQEIMSLSGHPNNVVSVRYSSSLVFSVSTSYIKVWDIRDSAKCIRTLCSSGQVNVGDVCASNTSRTVTIPAGENLINQIALNPNGTVLYAAAGNSVRVWDLRRFASTGKLTGHQGPVMCLTVDHSGNNQDVVITGSKDHYVKLFDVSEGTLGSISPMHNFEPPHYDGIESLVIQGDFFFSGSRDNGIKKWDLDRKDLLQQVPNAHRDWVCALGVVPGSPALLSGCRGGVLKLWHTDTLAGLGELKGHDSPINGISTNASHLFTASDDRTVKIWRARSGGLDGPFEAVDNAADEGGE, encoded by the exons ATGACGTCGGGCCAAGATGAAAGTTCGGTTCGTGTGGCGTTGAG GATccgtccacaattagcacgggAGAAGATCGAAGGATGCCACATCTGCACGTACGTGATGCCCGGCGAGCCTCAAGTCATTCTCGGCAAGGACAAATCCTTCACGTACGACTATGTGTTCGACATGGACTCGCAGCAGGATGCCATCTACCAAACATGCACCGAAAAGCTGATCGAGGGCTGCTTTGAAGGATACAACGCCACCGTCTTCGCCTACGGACAG ACTGGTTCCGGTAAGACGTATACCATGGGTACGGGCTTCGACGTCAACATCACCGACGACGAGCTGGGCATCATCCCCCGGGCCGTCCACCACCTCTTCCGGGGCATCGAGCGGCGCCGGCAGGCCGCGCAGGAACAGGGACGCCCCGCGCCAGAGTTTAAGATCAACGCTCAATTCTTGGAG CTATATAACGAGGAAGTTCTGGATCTGTTTGACTCGGTGCGGGATGGGAAGCAGAAATCTCACATCAGGATCCATGAGGATGCCAACGGGGGCATCTACACCGTGGGTGTGACCACACGCACTGTGTCCTCTGAGGCCGAG ATGATGCAGTGCCTGAAGCTGGGCGCTCTGTCTCGCACCACCGCCAGCACGCAGATGAATGTCCAGAGCTCTCGCTCGCACGCCATATTCACCATCCACTTGTGCCAAGTCAGAGTCTGTGCCTCCCCCGACAAT CAGGAAGACGGCGACAATCGGGTCTCCAATGGCAACGGAGACATGGACGAGTATGAGACGCTCAGTGCCAAATTTCACTTTGTGGACTTGGCCGGGTCCGAGAGGCTCAAGAGGACAGGCGCCACTGGAGACCGAGCCAAAGAGGGCATCTCCATCAACTGTGGACTG CTGGCTCTGGGGAATGTCATCAGCGCTTTGGGCGACCGCAGCAAGCGAGCCTCACACGTGCCTTACAGAGACTCCAAACTGACTCGACTTCTGCAGGACTCCTTGGGAGGAAACAG CCAAACAGTGATGATTGCCTGCATCAGCCCGTCCGACCGCGACTTCATGGAGACACTCAACACACTCAAGTATGCCAACCGCGCCCGCAACATCAAGAACAAGGTGATGGTGAACCAGGACAAAGCCAGCCAGCAGATCAGCGCGCTCAGGACGGAGATCGCCAGGCTGCAGATGGAACTCATGGAGTACAAgacg GGTAAACGCCTGGCGGGTCAGGATGGTGTGGAGAGCTTTAGCGACATGTTCCATGAGAACACCATGCTGCAGACGGAGAATGGCAACTTGCGTGTGCGGGTGAAGGCCATGCAGGAGACCATCGACGCCCAGAGGGCGCGACTCACGCAGTTGCTCAGCGACCAGGCCAACCAGGCCCTTGCCAGGATGG GCGAAGGAGGCACAGAGGAAATTGGCAACATGATTCAGAGTTATATCAAGGAAATTGAAGAACTCAG AGCCAAGCTTCTGGAGAGTGAGGCGGTGAACGAGAGCCTGCGCAAGAGCCTATCTCGTGCCTCCAACCGCCAGGCCTTCTACGGCGGTCCTGgctccttctcctcttcctccaccgcCCCTGAGAAGGAGACATCCGACATCATCGAGATGGCCAAGAAGGACCTGGAGAAGCTGAAGAAgcgggagaaaaagaagaagaaaag TGTAGGCAAGGAGGACATTCCCGACAACGAGCAGGAGAAGAGCGGTGACAAGGAGAACTACGCCGAGCGAGCCAGCGATGATGCCGACATG GACGCGCAGGATGGCAGtgaggaggacgaagaggaggaggaggaggacatggAGGTGGAGGACAGCACAGACGATTCTGACTCGGAATCGGACGAGAAAG AGAACTTCCAGGCGGACCTGGCCAACATCACGTGCGAGATCGCCATCAAGCAGAAGCTGATCGACGAGCTGGAGAACAGCCAGCGCCGTCTGCACACGCTCAAGCAGCAGTATGAGCAAAAGCTGATGATGTTGCAGTGCAAGATCAGGGACACACAGCTGGAGCGAGACCGTGTGCTCCAGAACATGA ACTCTGTGGAAAGCGGCTCGGACGACAAGGCCCGCAAAATCAAGACTGAGTATGAGAGGAAGCTGAGCGTGATGAACAAGGAGCTGCAGAAATTGCAGTCGGCCCAGAAGGAACACGCCCGCCTGCTTAAAAACCAGTCGCAGTACGAGAAGCAGCTACGCAAGCTCCAGATGGATGTGGGCGAAATGAAGAAGACGAAG GTTCGCCTCATGAAGCAGATGAAGGAGCAGCAGGAGAAGAATCGCATGAACGAGTCCCGCCGTAACCGCGAGATCGCTTCCTTGAAGAAGGATCAGCGCAAACAAGAG CACCAATTGAAGCTACTGGAGGCTCAGAGGAGGCAGCAGGAGCTCATCCTCAGGAGGAAGACGGAAGAG GTGACGGCACTAAGGAGGCAGGCCAGGCCCACCTCGGGGAAAGTCATTCGGAAAATCAACCTGCCAGATCCCAACCAGGACTCGTCCCACCGTCCCCCCTCTGGACGCATGTACTCTGGACACGGCGCTCCCAACGGCACCAG GTCCTCTCCCAGGCGTGCCGGTGGAGTTTACTCCACCCGGATGGCCCGCAACAAATGGCAGTCTCTTGAGCGACGCATCACTGACGTCATCATGCAGAGGATGACTATCTCCAACATGGAGAATGACATGAACCGCCTCCTCAAG CAACGTGAGGAGCTGACCAAGCGCAAGGAGAAGGTCTTGAAGAAGCGAGAGCGCCTGGCCAGGGAAGGGTCCGAAGCAGAGAAGGCGGTGGTCCCGCTCAACGAGGAAGTGGACGCACTGGCTGCCAACATTGACTACATTAACGACAGCATTGCAGACTGTCAGGCCAACATCATGCAAATGGAGGAGACCAAG GAGGAAGGCGACACCGTGGATGTCTCTGCAGTGATTGGTTCCTGCACTCTGGCTGAGGCTCGTTTCCTGCTAGATCACTTTATGTCAATGGCTATAAACAAG GGTCTGCAGGCTGCCCAGAAGGAGTCCCAGGTGAAAGTCATGGAGGGCCGCCTGAAGCAGACGGAGATCACCAGCGCCACTCAAAATCAGCTGCTCTTCCACATGCTAAAGGAGAAGGCTGAGTTCAACCCAGAGCTGGACGCGCTGCTCGGCAACGCCCTGCAAG AAAACGGCGACGACAGCAGCAGCGACGAGTCGGCTGCCAGCCCGTCCGCAGACGGAAA CACTGTGCCGGATCTCATGAAGTTCTGCGGTGAGACCAAGTCCAGGAATAAG GCCCGCCGGCGGACCACCACTCAGATGGAGCTCCTTTATGCCAACAGCGAGGCCGCCCCCGACACGGCCGATTTCTCTGGCCCCTTGTTGCCGCTAGCAGAGACGCCAGACGGTGGCGGTGACTTTGCCGCGCTCTCGACAGGCTTCTCCTCCAAAATGTACAGCGT TTCGGGCTCCAGAAAGCCATCGGGTGCTGAAAACAGAGCTTCGCCGGCACCCTCACCACTCTCTCGCAGGAAGACGTATGACAAGGCCCAAGCGGCAGGCGACAGGGCAAAGCTCAAGGAGATTAAACA GGGCGTCATTCATCCAGTGACGTCCACCAAGAGTCGCTCAACCTCGCTGCTGCAGTGTGTCCATGTGGCCGAGGGGCACAGCAAGGCCGTCCTCTGTGTCGACTGCACCGACGACCTGCTCTTCACCGGATCCAAGG ACCGCAGTTGTAAGGTGTGGAACCTGGTGACGGGTCAGGAAATTATGTCGCTTTCCGGACACCCCAACAACGTGGTGTCGGTGCGCTATAGCTCCAGCCTGGTGTTCTCGGTCTCCACTTCCTACATCAAAGTTTGGGACATCCGCGACTCGGCCAAGTGCATTCGGACGCTCTG CTCCTCCGGTCAGGTTAATGTCGGCGACGTCTGTGCATCCAACACCAGCCGGACGGTCACCATCCCGGCAGGTGAAAACCTGATCAACCAGATAGCACTGAACCCCAACGGAAcggtcctgtacgccgcggccGGAAACTCGGTCAGAGTGTGGGATCTACGAAG GTTTGCATCCACTGGGAAACTCACCGGCCACCAAGGACCTGTTATGTGTTTGACTGTGGACCATTCGGGGAACAATCAGGAcgtggtcatcactggctccaaagACCACTATGTCAAG CTCTTTGACGTGAGTGAAGGCACCCTGGGAAGCATCAGCCCGATGCACAATTTTGAGCCCCCCCACTATGACGGGATCGAGTCACTGGTAATCCAGGGCGACTTCTTCTTTAGCGGCTCCCGTGACAACGGCATCAAGAAGTGGGACCTGGACCGCAAGGACTTGCTGCAG CAAGTCCCGAACGCCCACCGTGACTGGGTGTGTGCCCTGGGCGTGGTCCCCGGCTCTCCAGCTCTCCTGAGTGGCTGTCGAGGAGGGGTGCTTAAACTGTGGCACACGGACACTCTGGCTGGACTGGGCGAGCTCAAGGGTCATGACAGCCCCATCAACGGCATCTCCACAAACGCCAGCCATTTGTTCACCGCCTCTGA CGACCGGACAGTGAAGATCTGGCGTGCACGCAGCGGCGGACTGGACGGCCCTTTCGAGGCGGTTGACAATGCGGCAGACGAAGGTGGCGAGTAA
- the kif21a gene encoding kinesin-like protein KIF21A isoform X4, producing MTSGQDESSVRVALRIRPQLAREKIEGCHICTYVMPGEPQVILGKDKSFTYDYVFDMDSQQDAIYQTCTEKLIEGCFEGYNATVFAYGQTGSGKTYTMGTGFDVNITDDELGIIPRAVHHLFRGIERRRQAAQEQGRPAPEFKINAQFLELYNEEVLDLFDSVRDGKQKSHIRIHEDANGGIYTVGVTTRTVSSEAEMMQCLKLGALSRTTASTQMNVQSSRSHAIFTIHLCQVRVCASPDNQEDGDNRVSNGNGDMDEYETLSAKFHFVDLAGSERLKRTGATGDRAKEGISINCGLLALGNVISALGDRSKRASHVPYRDSKLTRLLQDSLGGNSQTVMIACISPSDRDFMETLNTLKYANRARNIKNKVMVNQDKASQQISALRTEIARLQMELMEYKTGKRLAGQDGVESFSDMFHENTMLQTENGNLRVRVKAMQETIDAQRARLTQLLSDQANQALARMGEGGTEEIGNMIQSYIKEIEELRAKLLESEAVNESLRKSLSRASNRQAFYGGPGSFSSSSTAPEKETSDIIEMAKKDLEKLKKREKKKKKRLEQLLEERERRREEEEVVEEVVVSVGKEDIPDNEQEKSGDKENYAERASDDADMDAQDGSEEDEEEEEEDMEVEDSTDDSDSESDEKENFQADLANITCEIAIKQKLIDELENSQRRLHTLKQQYEQKLMMLQCKIRDTQLERDRVLQNMNSVESGSDDKARKIKTEYERKLSVMNKELQKLQSAQKEHARLLKNQSQYEKQLRKLQMDVGEMKKTKVRLMKQMKEQQEKNRMNESRRNREIASLKKDQRKQEHQLKLLEAQRRQQELILRRKTEEVTALRRQARPTSGKVIRKINLPDPNQDSSHRPPSGRMYSGHGAPNGTRSSPRRAGGVYSTRMARNKWQSLERRITDVIMQRMTISNMENDMNRLLKQREELTKRKEKVLKKRERLAREGSEAEKAVVPLNEEVDALAANIDYINDSIADCQANIMQMEETKEEGDTVDVSAVIGSCTLAEARFLLDHFMSMAINKGLQAAQKESQVKVMEGRLKQTEITSATQNQLLFHMLKEKAEFNPELDALLGNALQENGDDSSSDESAASPSADGNTVPDLMKFCGETKSRNKARRRTTTQMELLYANSEAAPDTADFSGPLLPLAETPDGGGDFAALSTGFSSKMYSVSGSRKPSGAENRASPAPSPLSRRKTYDKAQAAGDRAKLKEIKQGVIHPVTSTKSRSTSLLQCVHVAEGHSKAVLCVDCTDDLLFTGSKDRSCKVWNLVTGQEIMSLSGHPNNVVSVRYSSSLVFSVSTSYIKVWDIRDSAKCIRTLCSSGQVNVGDVCASNTSRTVTIPAGENLINQIALNPNGTVLYAAAGNSVRVWDLRRFASTGKLTGHQGPVMCLTVDHSGNNQDVVITGSKDHYVKLFDVSEGTLGSISPMHNFEPPHYDGIESLVIQGDFFFSGSRDNGIKKWDLDRKDLLQQVPNAHRDWVCALGVVPGSPALLSGCRGGVLKLWHTDTLAGLGELKGHDSPINGISTNASHLFTASDDRTVKIWRARSGGLDGPFEAVDNAADEGGE from the exons ATGACGTCGGGCCAAGATGAAAGTTCGGTTCGTGTGGCGTTGAG GATccgtccacaattagcacgggAGAAGATCGAAGGATGCCACATCTGCACGTACGTGATGCCCGGCGAGCCTCAAGTCATTCTCGGCAAGGACAAATCCTTCACGTACGACTATGTGTTCGACATGGACTCGCAGCAGGATGCCATCTACCAAACATGCACCGAAAAGCTGATCGAGGGCTGCTTTGAAGGATACAACGCCACCGTCTTCGCCTACGGACAG ACTGGTTCCGGTAAGACGTATACCATGGGTACGGGCTTCGACGTCAACATCACCGACGACGAGCTGGGCATCATCCCCCGGGCCGTCCACCACCTCTTCCGGGGCATCGAGCGGCGCCGGCAGGCCGCGCAGGAACAGGGACGCCCCGCGCCAGAGTTTAAGATCAACGCTCAATTCTTGGAG CTATATAACGAGGAAGTTCTGGATCTGTTTGACTCGGTGCGGGATGGGAAGCAGAAATCTCACATCAGGATCCATGAGGATGCCAACGGGGGCATCTACACCGTGGGTGTGACCACACGCACTGTGTCCTCTGAGGCCGAG ATGATGCAGTGCCTGAAGCTGGGCGCTCTGTCTCGCACCACCGCCAGCACGCAGATGAATGTCCAGAGCTCTCGCTCGCACGCCATATTCACCATCCACTTGTGCCAAGTCAGAGTCTGTGCCTCCCCCGACAAT CAGGAAGACGGCGACAATCGGGTCTCCAATGGCAACGGAGACATGGACGAGTATGAGACGCTCAGTGCCAAATTTCACTTTGTGGACTTGGCCGGGTCCGAGAGGCTCAAGAGGACAGGCGCCACTGGAGACCGAGCCAAAGAGGGCATCTCCATCAACTGTGGACTG CTGGCTCTGGGGAATGTCATCAGCGCTTTGGGCGACCGCAGCAAGCGAGCCTCACACGTGCCTTACAGAGACTCCAAACTGACTCGACTTCTGCAGGACTCCTTGGGAGGAAACAG CCAAACAGTGATGATTGCCTGCATCAGCCCGTCCGACCGCGACTTCATGGAGACACTCAACACACTCAAGTATGCCAACCGCGCCCGCAACATCAAGAACAAGGTGATGGTGAACCAGGACAAAGCCAGCCAGCAGATCAGCGCGCTCAGGACGGAGATCGCCAGGCTGCAGATGGAACTCATGGAGTACAAgacg GGTAAACGCCTGGCGGGTCAGGATGGTGTGGAGAGCTTTAGCGACATGTTCCATGAGAACACCATGCTGCAGACGGAGAATGGCAACTTGCGTGTGCGGGTGAAGGCCATGCAGGAGACCATCGACGCCCAGAGGGCGCGACTCACGCAGTTGCTCAGCGACCAGGCCAACCAGGCCCTTGCCAGGATGG GCGAAGGAGGCACAGAGGAAATTGGCAACATGATTCAGAGTTATATCAAGGAAATTGAAGAACTCAG AGCCAAGCTTCTGGAGAGTGAGGCGGTGAACGAGAGCCTGCGCAAGAGCCTATCTCGTGCCTCCAACCGCCAGGCCTTCTACGGCGGTCCTGgctccttctcctcttcctccaccgcCCCTGAGAAGGAGACATCCGACATCATCGAGATGGCCAAGAAGGACCTGGAGAAGCTGAAGAAgcgggagaaaaagaagaagaaaag ACTCGAGCAGCTGTTGGAGGAgcgagagaggaggagggaggaggaggaggtggtggaggaggtTGTCGTCAG TGTAGGCAAGGAGGACATTCCCGACAACGAGCAGGAGAAGAGCGGTGACAAGGAGAACTACGCCGAGCGAGCCAGCGATGATGCCGACATG GACGCGCAGGATGGCAGtgaggaggacgaagaggaggaggaggaggacatggAGGTGGAGGACAGCACAGACGATTCTGACTCGGAATCGGACGAGAAAG AGAACTTCCAGGCGGACCTGGCCAACATCACGTGCGAGATCGCCATCAAGCAGAAGCTGATCGACGAGCTGGAGAACAGCCAGCGCCGTCTGCACACGCTCAAGCAGCAGTATGAGCAAAAGCTGATGATGTTGCAGTGCAAGATCAGGGACACACAGCTGGAGCGAGACCGTGTGCTCCAGAACATGA ACTCTGTGGAAAGCGGCTCGGACGACAAGGCCCGCAAAATCAAGACTGAGTATGAGAGGAAGCTGAGCGTGATGAACAAGGAGCTGCAGAAATTGCAGTCGGCCCAGAAGGAACACGCCCGCCTGCTTAAAAACCAGTCGCAGTACGAGAAGCAGCTACGCAAGCTCCAGATGGATGTGGGCGAAATGAAGAAGACGAAG GTTCGCCTCATGAAGCAGATGAAGGAGCAGCAGGAGAAGAATCGCATGAACGAGTCCCGCCGTAACCGCGAGATCGCTTCCTTGAAGAAGGATCAGCGCAAACAAGAG CACCAATTGAAGCTACTGGAGGCTCAGAGGAGGCAGCAGGAGCTCATCCTCAGGAGGAAGACGGAAGAG GTGACGGCACTAAGGAGGCAGGCCAGGCCCACCTCGGGGAAAGTCATTCGGAAAATCAACCTGCCAGATCCCAACCAGGACTCGTCCCACCGTCCCCCCTCTGGACGCATGTACTCTGGACACGGCGCTCCCAACGGCACCAG GTCCTCTCCCAGGCGTGCCGGTGGAGTTTACTCCACCCGGATGGCCCGCAACAAATGGCAGTCTCTTGAGCGACGCATCACTGACGTCATCATGCAGAGGATGACTATCTCCAACATGGAGAATGACATGAACCGCCTCCTCAAG CAACGTGAGGAGCTGACCAAGCGCAAGGAGAAGGTCTTGAAGAAGCGAGAGCGCCTGGCCAGGGAAGGGTCCGAAGCAGAGAAGGCGGTGGTCCCGCTCAACGAGGAAGTGGACGCACTGGCTGCCAACATTGACTACATTAACGACAGCATTGCAGACTGTCAGGCCAACATCATGCAAATGGAGGAGACCAAG GAGGAAGGCGACACCGTGGATGTCTCTGCAGTGATTGGTTCCTGCACTCTGGCTGAGGCTCGTTTCCTGCTAGATCACTTTATGTCAATGGCTATAAACAAG GGTCTGCAGGCTGCCCAGAAGGAGTCCCAGGTGAAAGTCATGGAGGGCCGCCTGAAGCAGACGGAGATCACCAGCGCCACTCAAAATCAGCTGCTCTTCCACATGCTAAAGGAGAAGGCTGAGTTCAACCCAGAGCTGGACGCGCTGCTCGGCAACGCCCTGCAAG AAAACGGCGACGACAGCAGCAGCGACGAGTCGGCTGCCAGCCCGTCCGCAGACGGAAA CACTGTGCCGGATCTCATGAAGTTCTGCGGTGAGACCAAGTCCAGGAATAAG GCCCGCCGGCGGACCACCACTCAGATGGAGCTCCTTTATGCCAACAGCGAGGCCGCCCCCGACACGGCCGATTTCTCTGGCCCCTTGTTGCCGCTAGCAGAGACGCCAGACGGTGGCGGTGACTTTGCCGCGCTCTCGACAGGCTTCTCCTCCAAAATGTACAGCGT TTCGGGCTCCAGAAAGCCATCGGGTGCTGAAAACAGAGCTTCGCCGGCACCCTCACCACTCTCTCGCAGGAAGACGTATGACAAGGCCCAAGCGGCAGGCGACAGGGCAAAGCTCAAGGAGATTAAACA GGGCGTCATTCATCCAGTGACGTCCACCAAGAGTCGCTCAACCTCGCTGCTGCAGTGTGTCCATGTGGCCGAGGGGCACAGCAAGGCCGTCCTCTGTGTCGACTGCACCGACGACCTGCTCTTCACCGGATCCAAGG ACCGCAGTTGTAAGGTGTGGAACCTGGTGACGGGTCAGGAAATTATGTCGCTTTCCGGACACCCCAACAACGTGGTGTCGGTGCGCTATAGCTCCAGCCTGGTGTTCTCGGTCTCCACTTCCTACATCAAAGTTTGGGACATCCGCGACTCGGCCAAGTGCATTCGGACGCTCTG CTCCTCCGGTCAGGTTAATGTCGGCGACGTCTGTGCATCCAACACCAGCCGGACGGTCACCATCCCGGCAGGTGAAAACCTGATCAACCAGATAGCACTGAACCCCAACGGAAcggtcctgtacgccgcggccGGAAACTCGGTCAGAGTGTGGGATCTACGAAG GTTTGCATCCACTGGGAAACTCACCGGCCACCAAGGACCTGTTATGTGTTTGACTGTGGACCATTCGGGGAACAATCAGGAcgtggtcatcactggctccaaagACCACTATGTCAAG CTCTTTGACGTGAGTGAAGGCACCCTGGGAAGCATCAGCCCGATGCACAATTTTGAGCCCCCCCACTATGACGGGATCGAGTCACTGGTAATCCAGGGCGACTTCTTCTTTAGCGGCTCCCGTGACAACGGCATCAAGAAGTGGGACCTGGACCGCAAGGACTTGCTGCAG CAAGTCCCGAACGCCCACCGTGACTGGGTGTGTGCCCTGGGCGTGGTCCCCGGCTCTCCAGCTCTCCTGAGTGGCTGTCGAGGAGGGGTGCTTAAACTGTGGCACACGGACACTCTGGCTGGACTGGGCGAGCTCAAGGGTCATGACAGCCCCATCAACGGCATCTCCACAAACGCCAGCCATTTGTTCACCGCCTCTGA CGACCGGACAGTGAAGATCTGGCGTGCACGCAGCGGCGGACTGGACGGCCCTTTCGAGGCGGTTGACAATGCGGCAGACGAAGGTGGCGAGTAA